The DNA region TTCTTACTTAAAAGCCCACAtcaacagaaaaatttaaatggtaTAATAAGCAACTGTATATGTTCTTAATTCACCAGCTATCTTCATTCTGCAGACATGCTATATTTCTGCAGCTGCTCTTTCaccctgtgtatttttttttctgattcagtTGAAAGTTGTAAATGTCAATGCACTTCACCACTATTACCAATATCTCAAAAAAGGACACTCTACCAAAAACCACACTACCATTATTACAtctaagaaaattaattaattaacattaataaaattaacattatatTGAATATTACCCAATATTCAGACCATATTCAAATTTCCTCAATTGCCTCCAAAAtgtccttttatcttttttttcctcatgtagaATTCAAAGTTCACAGATCCCAATTCATTGTTATATCACAAGTATTTTAATCTACAATAGATGCTCCCTCGCCCCCACATCTTTTTGGCAGGAACACTATATAGGCAAAGTTATGACTTTATTCCAATAGGAGATTCCATAACAGGTGAAGCTAAACTTGATCGTTTGGTTGAGTTGGTGACCTCCCAACCTCCACACTGTAAGGACATTCTAAATGGTCCATGGTGAGATACTTTGAAATAATGTGAAAATCTCACTTTCCAACAACCTTCCACATAAAGGTTTCAGACTAGCTGATGAGTCTAGCTGAGCCAACTGTGAGACTAGGATCTGCACTGCATTGATTTTCTGCTTCTCTCATTCCTttcattgtgtatttatttttcaaacaatGACCCATCACTGCGCATCCTCCCTTCTACTATACCTTCTCTCTGGTTACTTCTCCTGGAGCTTCCTCCCCCACCTTCTTGCTGATCACATTTGACAGCTCAGGGCCAGCTAACCCTTTATGTGCTGATCTCATCACCTCACTTTCAGCAAACAGAAAAACCACCGCGTAGTGGCTTACCAATCACAGAaacttacaaaaattaaaatgattaatatgCACTGGGTTAAATTGAAGAGAACAGATAGAGGAaatcagggttttgtttttttttttaattagattgCCTAAGCCCTGAAGGAAAATCTTTCCTCCTCACTAGGGTGCAGCTGCTGCTGTCACAATCAGGCTTTTTGTAATGGTGTTAAACAGAAGCACCCTCATTTCTTCAGTTCCCTGATATGAGAATCTAAGAAGAAATGAggtttagaaataatttattagtCAAATGCTCCCCTTTTACATGGGAAAGGTGAAGGGACTTGCGCAAGGTCCCTCAGCTCCTTAATGGTGGAACTACCACGGAAGCCAGGATTCTAAAATACCCCCTTCTTGTTCTTATTCATTCCCTTGGCAAGGGCCTTGTGAATCAGATATTTAATAGGCACGGAAGACGCTGTAGCATTCACGGCTTTTTAATTGCTAATTTGAATTTTAACCACATCACCTTCCCATCTTTCAATTCTTCAAGTAAAATTTCCCATTAAGAGcctcttattatttaaaaactaacaaacaaaaatcaacctTCACTTCTGCCTGTCAAGAGGGAAAATTGACAGGCAGCCCCGGGGAGCACATACCACCATTACTTTAAccagaaaatgataataatgatcatgataataatatttaataataataacaattattattatcaCCATCATTGTCTCGAGGACCTGCAGGAGGCAGCTTTCTGGGAAGCTGAAACGCCCTCCCAGTGACAGCTCCAGATATCTCGGGGAAAGACGCCAGTGGAGTCCACCCTTCTCCGTCGCCCGCTTGAACGAGGCCATGAGATGGATAAGACTCAGGGAGCGTATCAAACGTTCACAGGAGAAGAGAAAGTGGGGAACAAAGCCCAGCGTGGAAAAAACCATCCCCGCAGCCCGAGGGGACAGGAGACCGCGCCCTCACTGCAGCGGCATTGCTGGTTGCATATGTGCAGAACCGCAGTGCGGGGCGTGGGACCCACACACGTCGGCTGCCGACCGCGCCACCCGCGCCACCCGCGCCCAACACCCGGCCGCTCAGCGCAGCCCTCGGGGATGGGAGGCAAGAAGCGGCCCCGCACTGAGCGCCGGCTTGGCCGAGCGCCGACACCGCGGAGCATCCTCCAGCGGACAGAGAGGGCGCGGCGGCCACCGGGGAGCCGGCGCGGGGGCTGCAGCCAGAGGCTGGCGGGGACCAGTACCCACCCGCCCCCGGAGCCCTCACCCGTCCGTGCGCTCATCCCGGAGCCAGCGGTGCTGGCCGTCGGTCTGTCAACCCCGAGGTAACGGGGTCGGATGAGCTGGGGCGGCGCCGCGGCCCGGGCAAGCGCGGCGATCAACAGGCGGCTCCCGGCCGGGCGCGGCGCCGGGGCGCGCTGCTGCAGCGGAGCAGGATGGGAAGCGTAGTTCCCGGAGGCGCGCAGCGGCCGCGCGGAGGCGGACCCCCGCCTACGCAGCAAAGGTTCTGCGGTCCTCACCTTTACCCCCTAACCCAGCAGGTGTCCTCCGGTAGAATCGGGGTCCGCACCCGTTAGCGTTCTGCAAAGGAGCCTCAGCTTGGGGAAAAGGCTTTGCAGGCTCTTTTGAGACGCTGGAGGCTAAGGATGGGGTGGGTGGCAGAGTCTTGTCAAGCTTGTAAGGAGCGTTTGGGTGAGCATCGTTACGTGGAGTCTTGTTAAGACGGGGTTCAGGAAAAGACTAGGCCTGCTCGAGGATTGACTGGCTGGGCGGGGGCGTGGGAAGGAGGAGTAACTGAGTTAATTGCCTCTGGAAGAGAGATAAGCAAGTTGGGGTTTAACGAGGTTAAAATTATGTCCTGAGGATGTCGGGGAGCCCACGCACACGTGGTGGCTTCACTACTTGTGAAACTGGACGGTTTAGCCTATCTGAGACTTagtatcctcatctgtaaaataggctTAAAGCTTAAAGATGTACTGAGGATTAAAGGACCCATAACATATGCCTGTGTCAGGCACTTAGGGCATACTCAATAAATGTTCCTTTCTTGGAAGTTACAAGGAGTTCTTGGGCACACTTCCTGCCAGGAAAGTCCTGCATATAGAGCTAAACTAAAGAGAGATGAGGTCTCATTGGGCTGGGTAAATGTTAAAATCCACTGGGTTTTATTCCTAGTCGTTTATCCCTTTCCCTTCATCCCTGGATAGGTACTGAGATGTCCTCTCCTCTGTTTCTCAGGAGTTGCAAGATAGAGAAAACACTGTCTTGTTTCTGAAGCATCAAAGTTGGGTGAGATGACATAGAACAAAGCCAAAAATTATGAAGATACATGACGTAGTAAGAGTTTATTTCCAGAAgcttattataattatatttagttTTTCCTCCTTCTTAATCCCTTGCTGCATGCCCTGATTACAATCTTTGCTTATGGCACTTATCTTGACAGTTTCAGATATGTTGAGTTTTGTTCAGTTGCTACTATGCAGTGTTTCACATTATGGTGGAATTGGCACTTAGAGATGAGATGGAGGAAATTGAACCAAAGGGAAGGATGAAGCATGGCTGTGTCATCTCTGAAACTGGCAAAGGGTGAATGGAGATGAAACAGCATTGTAGTCTGACATGGGGGGTACAGTAATCATGTGGCCAAAATAAAGTGCTGTAGAGGAAAttctatacttaaaaataataactcttgtctggggctggggctcacctcgcatgtgcgagtccttgggttccattctcagcaccacataaagataaatgggtgaaatgaaggcattgtgtccaactacaactagaaataaatattttaaaaaataataactcccCTTGGCATTTGTGAACATATTTTCCTATTCATcttctcctttgatttttttcaacaagCCTGTGAAATGGACAGGTATTTTTCTCCAGTCAGAGTTATGTGAAGAACAAAGAGTTATGTGAAGGACACTTAACTCAAGGTCCTTCAGCTGGTCAGTAAGCATAGGGTGTCTTTATGCTTTCCTTTGTACATTTTAGAACAGGACCATATCTTTCCCGATAAGTGGGGTGGatcagaaaataaagttaattctCTGAGGCTCTTAGAACTAGTGTGATGAACTCTGGCACACAGTAGCTGCTGACTTGGGAGATCAGTGTTGTTTCTACTGTCAGTTGTGGTAATGGTCTGTACTATGGACCTCCTTGTCAGAATGACAATTCTGAGctgaaaagaattaaatatatcTTGTTTCCATGAGTGCATTACTTTGGCAGAGATCTGGATGGTGTTTATTCTTTGGGATactcatgcatgtgtgtgttcttGTGCTTGTATTTTGAAGTTGTTGCACTTGAAAATTACAGCTGCTCTAAATTCTTAAACACTGGAATGCCATCCTTTGGTTTTAAATGGTGGAGGGTTAGTAGAAGAGTACAATGGTGGTTTTAGCTCTTTAAAGCCTTTGGATAGTAGCAGGTTCTTACTAGCCAACTCAAAAATTCTTTCCTTGACTGAATGTCTCTTTTAGTAGGGTTTGTTCCTGAAAGAGAatactatttttttgttgttgttctttcaaCATTGGCTTGGGTGACTTGCTCTCTCCTGAGCACTCTCATGTCTTTAGTTGTAGGGGAAAAGATGATGGAAGTGAAGGGAACTGGACTTGATGTTTATGGTTTGAGAGAGGAGAAATTAAGTTTTAATTAAGAACTAACTTTCTGCCTCTAAATTGAGGCTtaggagtaaagaaaaaaattatcttaaatttaacatttcatttcaaatagCATCAGTAACTTTTGAGTTCATGTCAAGCATTGGGTAGTTGGAGATTTTTGTAGACAGAACTAAATAAATCCAGTTTCTAAGAATCCAGGCTGAATGAGGCTCCAAGAGTCAGACCAACAAGTTTTATTCTATGTTGAGTTTACTGGTAAGAATATTAATATCTTGATACTACCTCTCAAAGGTATTGTTACAAAATGCCACTTATGAACTGAATGTTAGAGAGATAGATACAAAGAGTTATATTTGACAGAAGCTTGATGAAACTGGCATCTATTTGCCCTACAATGAGGGCTTTTACTGTGTAATTTAATACTTTGTAGATACATtatttgtatgtaattttataagtgtccatatttttctcattttgcattGTGTAAAGTGTACAAAATCTCAAAGTATAAAATACTGCTTATATTGTTTGTAATTATAGtgtgtaaatattttctaatcatGTACCTTGACGGGGTGGGGGACAAGTGGgttattcaggttttttttttaagtgacccttttgtattgcagtttcAACAGATAACTGCCCATCAAATTTAAAACCActttgatacatttttatttagcagTTCCAATAagaaaaatctctatttttaattgtctttctccattaaaagaaaaatatttcatctgtCCCTTTAAAATAAATGGCCAGACATCAGTTTAGGCCCTTTTATTTATGACTCTGGTAGACATCTTCATTCTCCAGGTTATAGTCCAGTCAGTATTTGCATTTGGGTTCTCAGAAATTTTGTGATTCTGTTTTAGCACAAGTAGCCCATGTTTTTTCTCCCAAATAAAGTATTTTCCTTCACCCTCTTGAGTCCGTATGCTTTGTCTCCCTCCTCTTGTTGCCCAGTGAATGGGATGGTAGAGAGGGAGAAAATGTTCATTGCACACAGAATGTCAGGCTGCTTTTGGGACTTGGCAAACAAAGCTTGCACTGATTAGTGGTGTGTTTGGCAATATTACTGTGCCAAAAATCACCTTGTTTAATTATCTGGATATATATGTCAAACTTATTACCCTTATTGCAAGCTGAAAATTAAGATACTTATGTTTATGCTTTTGTGTGTAACCATTTGCCTTTTCTAACCTGCTTTTCTTGTTAGCTGAAAATATAGTTCTGTTAGTTAAGTGAAGAGGCTCATGCAGAAAACACATTTACGTAGTAGTAAAGTAATAGCATTTGCACATTTGCTGTCTATCTCCTGATGGCAGTGGTGCCTTTGTCACCTTTTGGAAGGTTGgcgctttgtttttgttttgaaatgcaaGTAGTAGCTTGCTTTTAACTTCACAAAATCTCCCCAGATGTAAAAGATAAGTAATGGCATGTTATCATCCAGATTTAGTTGgagcatttgcatttttattttttttattttttaattttttttagagaatttttaatatttatttctcagttttcagcggacacaacatctttgtatgtatgtggtgctgaggatcgaacccagcctgcacgcatgccaggcgagcccgctaccgcttgagccacatccccagccctgcatttttatttttatcaaaacagATTATACTTGGTGGGGACTGGCCACTAATAATGTATAGggtctttaagaataatttttaaattaaagaaataatataatttttgagAAATGACCCATTAACAAGTGACTTGAGTTGGAGAATTAGTAGTTGACTCTTCTGGTTTGTCTCTGAGGGAGCAATAATAGTACAGGTGGCTGGCCACGTAGAGCAGTTAAGCATGATCTTGGTAGTTATTTCTCACTCATGAGCAGTGTTGGTGCACCTCATTATCTATGCATTTGTTTTCTTAAGAGTCATGTCAGCCAGTGAGTCCACCAGTTCTTAGGTAGTAAATGCAGATTTCcctcttcattcattttttttctttttaatatttttatactaCATCTTGTTTAAAGTCctatgaatgtatgtgtgtgttgttaAAACTGCTTTTtctcagtttgaaaaaaaaaagaattaaatgaaatggaCCAAACCCATTTAAATCATAGTCTCAAATGTTCCCATTTATTTGTTATTCCAAATATCCTGTATAACAGTTTGTCTGACTTTTTTATATTGTGCATTTGTTAAATATTGTGCCTTTCGTTAAATAGGAACACAGCTGCTTACAGATCCAGCCATAGGTTTTCTAGAGAAAGCTGATGGTAGCCTAAAAATAATGaagcagttttattcatattgTAATGAAGAGTAGCAAAGATACTTGGTAGTATGCTATCCTTTTCTTTGGTTTTCACATAGTTCCTCACAAAGAAGATGTCTACACATGATGAAATGAATggaacattactttttttttttttaaagaaagaatgtgaGCCAGGTTTATGACTTAGTTGAAACCCATCATCATTTCTGGACCATGTCTTATAAAGTTTAACTTTTCAAATTGCTTTTTGGAAAGTGAAAGTGTAGAAATGAAACAGAACTTCTAGAGCTGGAAGAGAACTTACCAATCATCTTGTGTTGCCTCTTCTTTATGTAAACGAGGAAGTTGATATATTGACAACAAATGTCACATggcaaaaagtaaaacaaaaaaatctatgtgGCAGTTATAGTGAAGTACTTTAGTTATTCAAAATGGGATATGTATCACATCTCATTGGGAACAGGTAGTAGATATTGTGGGTTGCCTACTCAACTTCCAATCCGCTCTCATGTTTTTCTTTACAGAGTTCCATATGAGTGTTCTTCCATCAGGGACTGTGGCACTAACATTACTTCAGAGGCATACTCCTAAGCTTATTGTGGGCAAAAGGAATAGGATCCTCTTAACTGTACAAGATTAGGAGTGGGCACCTGGCTTTGTTCTGACTGCTAAGACCCAAGGAGAAGTCTGCTGAAAACACTTCTGGGAAAGTTTTCCTTGTTCTTAAGAGATATAAAGAGACATAAAGATACAATAGCATCCAGTGGCACCGTCTCCACTGGATGCTATTGTATCTGGCTGTGTGACCTGAGGTTAGAATGACCATCTTAAAACCATGAGAGGATCCAGCTTCAGGACCAAAACAGTAAACTGATGATGGCAGAGTGAAGAGACAGAATGAACTGGGGTCTACGATGTTGTCAAGTCAATAAACCAATCAGCTTTGGTGCTGTTCTCCTTCTGGATTTCTTGTtatatgagataataaatatctGCATTGTTGAGTCAATTTGAGATATGGTTTCTGTTACTTGAAGCTGAAGGCATCCTAAGTGTGACTTTGATCCTAAGATGAAACCTGAAAGTTAAGTACTTTGGGTAGACTGAAAGACTACTTCCTAGAACTGATAAAAACAACCAACCACCACAAAATCACAGGCAAAGAAAATGTGAGTGCATCTTATTGCATCACAGATAACAACATGGTTTTAACATCAGACAGACAGGTTTGAACCCAGATATTTACTGGGAAATTGACCATGGCACAATTGCTTTAACTTCTCTAAGCCTTATTTTCTTCACCTCTAGACTAAGAATAATAATACCACAgggaaatgtggagaaaaagagtAATATCACATAgaaggctggggttatggctcagtggtagagcactcacctagcacatgctaggcgcgggttcgatccttagcaccacataaaaataaataataaccaaataaataaaataaaggtatgtgtccaactactatatatatgtatatatacatatatataaaactactatattgctaagagccacagccaagtaatatgatgcatagcatttttggttgaaaggtgacaccagctagccattgagatgatatgattatgttaagatttatattcatatggatattggactcctgctgtccacctcagcctgctaagagactcctggagagttcccattggttggggaagtgcggtaggagggattttccggaggaggaacttcctcttgGGATCCGGGAGAACACCGATTGGCAATCTTCCCGGGAGCCTCCGGAGTATTGGcggcagttttaaaaaataaagtttgttcctgcttgagtggctggtgattttgtgcctagccagactgcagtactatatatgtataaatacatatatatataaaataatatcacaTAGGGATGTTACGAAGATCAAATTCGATAATTTGTGTTATGTACACTAAAAAGTTTGTTAGTAAGGACTATAAGGGCAGCAACTATGCTAATGATGTATGAATTAAATCTTATTCATAATGTAATTTGCAGCAAGCATTTTAAAGTGAATCACTATGTAATAGTGACTATGTTAAATGACGCACAGTATAACCATCAGCAAAATCCAGAATATGGGAAACTACGTGACAAACAACACAGTTTCTTCGATAAGTAAgttgcaagaaaaataaaacagggaggaagagcttaCATATACATGGAACTACAATAGACAACCAAATGGAATATGTGGATCTTTATTTGAACAAAgtaactgttttaaaaaaaacattaatgacACAATTGGGAGAAATATGAACACGGGATGTTTGATTATATGAAGGTTCTATTTGAAATGTTTTGGATATGATGATGGCATCATGATCATGTTTTTCAGAGTCCTTATCTTTTGAAGTGATAAACTGAatatttacagaagaaataatatgccagatgcagtggtacacacctgtaatcccagcaactgaagaggctaaggcaggagtgttctaagttcaaggccagcctaagcatcTATCGAGGctccatctcaaaattttaaaaataataaaataagaggctggagttgtggctcagtgggagagtgcttgcctatcacatgtgaggcactggcttcgatccttagtaccacataaaaataaataaataaatataataaaagtattgtatccatctataactaaaaaaaaattaaattaaaaggactgggatgtggactggggtgtagctcagtggtacagcacttgcctagcaatgtgtgaggcactggaaacACTtcttaaataaacttctttcattcaaaaagaaaaggagagaaagaaagaaaagaaaagagaaagaaagaaaaagaaagagggaggaggaagagagggagagagagcaagttgggctcagtggcacatacctctctctaaatctcagtgatttgggaggctgaggcaggagaatggcaagttccaggccagcctcagcaacttaggccctaagtaacttaacaagaccctgtctcaaaataaaaaataaaaagggatggagatgtagctcagtggtagagcacccctgggtatGCTTTTGTGTCTAGCCATTTGCCTTTTCTAAcctgcttagaaaaaaaaaaatccccaatcaaaaaaaaaaaaaaaaaaaaagaaaagaaaagaatgaaagaactaAACTCAATAACCTAACTTTATTCCTTGataagttagaaaaagaaaagcaaatcaaactcAAAGCTAACAGAGGAagggaataaaaattaaagttaatttaagaaaaacagaggttagaaaaataatagaatcgATGAAATCCCAGTCTCTGAAAGCTGGCAAACCTTTAGCTAcattgacaaagaaaaaagagaggaggtgcaaataactaaaatcaggAATGAAGTGGGGACATCATACTGACCATACAGAATGATAATAAAAGAATGCTATGAATAATTGTATGCCAATGAATTAGTCTACATGAGTGAACAAACTCCTAGAAGCGCACAAATTATATAAACGGAATCAAGAAGATACTGGagcagggtaaaaatgggagttcataatccatttgaatcaaatgtatgaaatatgatatgtcaagagctttgtaatgttttgaacaactaacaataaaaaaaagaagaaactggaGTCTTAGTGACCTACAACAAGAAAAGAGATtgaccccagtggcttgggatgttgaggcaggaggatggtgagttcaaagcaagcctcagcaaaagtgaggcactaagcaactcagtgagaccctgtctctaaataaaaatacaaaatagggctgtggatatggctcagtgattgagtgcccctgagttcaatccttggtatccctcgaatccccccaaaagaaaaagagattgaaTTCCACTTTCTCCCAACAGAGCAAAGCCTAGGATcagatggcttcactggtgaattctacaaaacatttaaagaattaacaccaattatttttaatacttaaaaaaattagaacaggATAGAACATCATTCTATGAGgttaatatcaccctgatacccaaatcagagaaaaacactagaaaattacATATGGATCAATATTCTTTAtgaatcttcaacaaaatacaagCAAACTGAATCCAACTGCCCATTAGAaggattatacaccatgatcaagtggaatttatcCCAGAAATTCAGGCTATTTAACATAAGAAAATCGGCATCTTATTTGTAGAACATgtcatatttataaaacaaagggGAAACACATtatcatctcaattgatgcaggaAAGACATTTGACAATATCAGCATtcataagttattttttaaaaagctctcagAAAACAGGAATGGAAGGAAATTTTCTCAACATGAACAACCCACAGCTAACATCCTACTcaatggggaaaaacaaaaatcagaaatgagGTAAGGGTACCACGCCCTCTTTCCTCTTTCGTCACTGCTGTTTATCATTTTACTGGATAGCAAGACCTATtacatgagaaaaagaaagaaaaagcatctaaattggaaaggaagaagtaaaactgtctCTATTTGCAGATCACATGATTCTATATGTAGAAAAGGATCCACAAGAAAGCTACTATAGCtaataaaagaattcagcaaaTTTGTAGAGAACAAGATTAACATACACACAAATCAGATGCTTCTATCCACCAGCAATAGACAATTggataagaaaatttaataaaagaaattttattcacAGTAGTATCTAAAAGAATAACATTCCTGGGAATAGATTTAACCAAGGAGGTGGAAGGCTTGTGCTCTGGAAATtacaaaacttactacaaaatgAAAACACTAGTTTTGGTATGAGGAGAGACTTACAGACCGTGGAGTATAAttgagagttcagaaataaaccaTATATCTAGGGCctgttattttttctattttccttttagcAATTCAAAGGATCCAACCCAAGCACTCATGAAGGCTAGCCAaaaactctaccactaagcaataTCCCCAGACCATCAGTTGATTTTTGACAAGAGCAATAAGTCCAAACAATCAACGAAGAATAGTTTcttcaaatggtg from Ictidomys tridecemlineatus isolate mIctTri1 chromosome 5, mIctTri1.hap1, whole genome shotgun sequence includes:
- the LOC120886697 gene encoding uncharacterized protein LOC120886697 yields the protein MLPRPHIFLAGTLYRQSYDFIPIGDSITGEAKLDRLVELVTSQPPHCKDILNGPWRQLSGKLKRPPSDSSRYLGERRQWSPPFSVARLNEAMRWIRLRERIKRSQEKRKWGTKPSVEKTIPAARGDRRPRPHCSGIAGCICAEPQCGAWDPHTSAADRATRATRAQHPAAQRSPRGWEARSGPALSAGLAERRHRGASSSGQRGRGGHRGAGAGAAARGWRGPVPTRPRSPHPSVRSSRSQRCWPSVCQPRGNGVG